A genomic stretch from Acidobacteriota bacterium includes:
- a CDS encoding response regulator, whose protein sequence is MIQENSVVMVSGSGEVALPLRRALHDAGVSVRVVRSCAETEEILNGLSVPSMLFCETSLPDGTWADILALASEAQTRIPVVVVSRLVDIDLYINALEHGAADFIVPPFCQKDVSYVMSCAVQKNMAVQSPGAA, encoded by the coding sequence ATGATTCAGGAAAACAGCGTCGTGATGGTATCCGGATCAGGCGAAGTTGCCCTTCCGCTCAGGAGGGCGCTGCACGATGCTGGAGTAAGCGTGCGCGTGGTGAGAAGTTGCGCCGAGACGGAAGAGATCCTGAACGGGCTCAGTGTTCCCTCAATGCTTTTCTGCGAAACCTCGCTGCCGGATGGCACCTGGGCTGATATCCTTGCGCTTGCCTCCGAGGCGCAAACGCGGATCCCTGTGGTGGTGGTGTCCCGCCTCGTTGACATCGACCTTTATATCAATGCCTTGGAGCATGGCGCGGCTGACTTCATCGTTCCGCCTTTCTGCCAGAAGGATGTTTCGTACGTGATGAGCTGCGCCGTCCAGAAGAACATGGCGGTCCAGTCACCTGGCGCCGCCTGA
- a CDS encoding NADPH-dependent oxidoreductase: protein MATPLTILGIAGSLRKDSYNRAALRAAKELAPPNVTIEIFDLDGIPPFNQDEEGHPAERVVKFKERIRAADAILIVTPEYNYSVPGVLKNAIDCASRPYGDNAWAGKPVALMGASIGSLGSSRAQYHLRQSFVFLNMYPLNQPEVMISNAASKFDQQGNMIDKPTRDQIRKLLDALVDWTLLHKSKQAPAGA from the coding sequence ATGGCTACTCCTTTAACCATCCTTGGCATTGCTGGAAGCTTGCGGAAAGACTCCTATAACCGAGCAGCGCTGCGGGCCGCGAAGGAACTCGCCCCGCCGAATGTTACCATCGAAATTTTCGACCTCGATGGTATTCCCCCCTTTAACCAGGATGAAGAAGGACATCCGGCTGAGAGGGTTGTGAAGTTCAAGGAACGGATCCGGGCGGCGGACGCCATCCTGATTGTCACCCCGGAGTACAACTACTCCGTTCCGGGAGTGCTGAAGAATGCCATCGATTGCGCTTCGCGCCCTTATGGCGACAACGCCTGGGCAGGGAAGCCGGTGGCCCTCATGGGAGCTTCGATCGGCAGCCTCGGCAGCTCGCGGGCCCAGTACCACCTGCGTCAGTCGTTTGTTTTTCTGAACATGTATCCGCTGAACCAGCCTGAGGTGATGATCTCAAACGCGGCAAGCAAGTTCGACCAGCAGGGGAACATGATTGACAAACCCACCCGCGACCAGATTCGAAAACTTCTGGACGCCCTGGTGGACTGGACTTTGCTGCACAAGAGCAAGCAGGCGCCGGCGGGCGCGTAG
- a CDS encoding response regulator, with product MTKTKLQNSISEASADAEDLRLLLVDEDVNDLDYYAEVLRYLGYKVVPVDSYSRAAATLGRERFDLVIVDQGSTNFEGRSVLSRAVEVDRRVPVLVLTRAVDADCCLEALDAGAHEYVQKPLTTAEVRELVRDYVRTPVEKFPDSGPYEMPRNYASAGSSEAGDEPLRRAS from the coding sequence ATGACGAAGACAAAATTGCAGAATAGCATTAGCGAAGCTTCAGCGGACGCGGAGGATTTGAGGCTGCTGCTGGTAGATGAGGACGTGAATGATCTTGACTATTACGCAGAAGTTCTGCGTTACCTGGGGTACAAGGTCGTTCCAGTGGATTCCTATTCGAGGGCGGCGGCCACTCTTGGTCGCGAGCGGTTTGACCTGGTGATTGTGGACCAGGGAAGCACCAACTTTGAGGGACGATCAGTGCTGAGCCGGGCGGTGGAGGTTGACCGCCGCGTGCCCGTGCTGGTGCTGACCCGGGCGGTGGATGCAGACTGCTGCCTTGAGGCGCTCGACGCGGGCGCTCACGAGTATGTCCAAAAACCCCTCACTACGGCCGAAGTACGTGAACTCGTGCGTGATTACGTCAGGACCCCGGTAGAAAAATTTCCGGACAGCGGCCCCTACGAGATGCCGCGGAATTATGCAAGTGCCGGCAGTTCAGAGGCCGGGGACGAACCTTTGCGCAGGGCATCCTGA
- a CDS encoding sigma-70 family RNA polymerase sigma factor: MLDVKLNFRHPSDTDVVDDEERDLLSEEEPELSLRGEADWEISAEEEDTEYDLTPGPLEGSIDPVRTYLRDMGRVPLLNRAGEVRLAQRIERGQIVARRAMSRSPLVLKELIATSKALRAGKILIRDIVNFDAEELAEPKQLAAKTRTTLKSLDELCKLYRLALRQASAFERAPKSRKRAVLHARYRLARTRVRMSRLVMQLDLNTQETDRLIGVVSHASHRMQELRHQIDRLKTHSSARGRTPAGARSELRLHQQRLKVLETESGVTALEMKRTWDKIQIGQLHAEQARKELTEANLRLVVSIAKKYIKRGLHLLDLIQEGNLGLMKAVEKFDWRRGYKFSTYATWWIRQAITRGIADKARTIRVPVHANDTINKLARARGELTRELGRDPSIAEVARRAQITVAKARQVMKIAQQPLSLHTPIGDDGESQLSDFLEDKHTPSPSDSAIHVNLKEQTASMLKTLTPREEQVLKLRFGLDDDHARTLEEVGNCLSLTRERIRQIEGKALRSLRSPWRGGRLRSFLSEN, encoded by the coding sequence ATGTTGGACGTCAAACTTAATTTTCGTCATCCGAGTGATACGGATGTTGTGGACGACGAGGAGCGTGATCTGCTCTCGGAGGAAGAGCCCGAACTGTCGCTGCGCGGCGAGGCGGATTGGGAAATTTCAGCCGAGGAAGAAGACACCGAATATGACCTGACGCCGGGGCCGCTGGAAGGCTCCATCGATCCCGTACGGACCTATCTGCGGGACATGGGCCGAGTGCCGCTGCTGAACCGCGCGGGCGAAGTACGCCTGGCGCAGCGGATTGAGCGGGGCCAGATTGTCGCCCGGCGCGCCATGTCGCGTTCGCCGCTGGTGCTGAAGGAGCTGATAGCTACCTCCAAGGCCTTGCGCGCGGGCAAGATATTGATCCGGGACATCGTCAATTTTGACGCGGAGGAGCTGGCGGAGCCAAAGCAACTTGCCGCGAAGACCCGCACAACCTTGAAGTCGCTTGATGAGCTGTGCAAATTATATCGACTGGCTTTGAGACAGGCTTCGGCCTTCGAGCGCGCTCCGAAATCGAGGAAGCGGGCTGTACTGCACGCTCGCTACCGCCTGGCGCGGACGCGCGTCCGCATGTCGCGGCTGGTAATGCAGCTTGACTTGAACACCCAGGAAACCGACCGGCTGATTGGCGTGGTCTCGCACGCCAGCCATCGCATGCAGGAGCTGCGACACCAGATTGACCGGCTGAAGACGCACAGCTCAGCACGCGGCCGCACTCCAGCCGGCGCGCGGAGCGAGCTCCGCCTGCACCAGCAGCGGCTGAAAGTGCTGGAAACTGAATCAGGTGTAACCGCACTCGAGATGAAGCGCACGTGGGACAAAATCCAGATTGGACAACTCCACGCCGAGCAGGCCCGCAAAGAACTGACCGAGGCCAACCTTCGGCTGGTGGTTTCCATCGCCAAGAAATACATCAAGCGAGGGCTGCATCTTCTCGATCTCATCCAGGAAGGGAACCTGGGGTTGATGAAGGCAGTGGAGAAATTTGACTGGAGGCGTGGTTACAAGTTTTCAACCTACGCCACGTGGTGGATCCGGCAGGCGATCACGCGCGGCATCGCGGACAAGGCCCGCACCATCCGCGTGCCGGTGCACGCCAACGACACCATCAACAAACTGGCCCGCGCGCGCGGCGAACTGACGCGCGAACTGGGCCGCGACCCCAGCATTGCTGAGGTTGCGCGGCGGGCGCAAATTACCGTGGCCAAGGCCCGCCAGGTGATGAAGATCGCCCAGCAGCCGCTTTCTCTGCATACTCCCATCGGCGATGACGGCGAATCGCAGTTGAGCGACTTTTTGGAAGACAAGCACACGCCCTCTCCTTCGGATTCTGCCATCCATGTGAACCTGAAGGAGCAGACGGCTTCCATGCTGAAAACGCTGACGCCGCGCGAAGAGCAAGTGCTGAAACTGCGCTTCGGGCTTGATGATGACCACGCCCGGACGCTCGAGGAAGTGGGCAACTGCCTCTCGCTTACGCGCGAACGCATCCGGCAGATCGAAGGGAAAGCCCTGCGCAGCCTGCGCTCGCCGTGGCGTGGCGGACGTTTGCGTTCGTTCCTTTCGGAAAACTAA